Below is a genomic region from Pseudomonas frederiksbergensis.
ACTAGGGCCAGGTCCAATCATCGCGGTCACGGTGCGCGCGTCAAAGCATGAGGTATACAATGCGCGCCATCGTGATTCTGCTCAAAAAAGGTGCGTCATGCAGCCCTTCGCTATTGCTCCGTCGATTCTCTCCGCTGATTTCGCCCGTCTGGGCGAGGAAGTAGACAACGTTCTGGCCGCTGGTGCCGACATCGTTCACTTCGATGTCATGGACAACCATTACGTGCCCAACCTGACTATCGGGCCGATGGTCTGCTCGGCATTGCGCAAGTACGGCATCACCGCGCCCATCGACGCGCACCTGATGGTCAGCCCGGTAGACCGCATCATTGGCGACTTCATCGACGCCGGCGCGACCTACATCACCTTCCACCCGGAAGCCACGCTGCATGTCGACCGCTCCCTGCAAATGATCCGCGAAGGGGGTTGCAAGGCGGGCCTGGTGTTCAACCCGGCGACCCCACTGGACGTGCTCAAGTACGTGATGGACAAGGTCGACATGATCCTGCTGATGAGCGTCAACCCCGGCTTCGGTGGACAGAAGTTCATTCCCGGCACCCTCGACAAGCTGCGTGAAGTGCGCGCGATGATCGATGCGTCGGGCCGTGACATTCGTCTGGAAATCGACGGTGGCGTAAACGTGAACAACATCCGCGAAATCGCTGCCGCTGGCGCTGACACCTTCGTTGCCGGTTCCGCCATCTTCAACGCCCCGAACTACCAGGAAGTGATTGAAAAGATGCGTTCCGAACTGGCGCTGGCTCGCCCATGAGTGGTTTTGAGCAGTTGTTCCCGGGGCATCTGCCGCGGCTGGTGATGTTCGATCTGGATGGCACGTTGATCGATTCGGTCCCGGACCTCGCAGTGGCTGTGGATAACATGCTGCTCAAACTCGGGCGTGCACCGGCAGGTCTCGACGCGGTGCGCGAATGGGTTGGCAACGGTGCGCCGGTGCTGGTCCGTCGTGCGCTGGCGGGCAATATCGATCACGCGAGTGTCGATGATGTCGAGGCTGAGCACGCGCTGGAGATCTTCATGGAAGCCTACGCGGACGGTCATGAACTGACGGTGGTCTACCCAGGCGTACGCGATACCCTGAAGTGGCTGCATAAGCAGGGCGTCGAAATGGCGCTGATTACCAACAAGCCGGAGCGCTTCGTCGCACCCTTGCTGGATCAGTTGAAAATTGGCCGCTACTTCCGTTGGATCATCGGCGGCGACACCCTGCCGCAGAAGAAGCCTGACCCGGCGGCGCTGTTTTTCGTGATGAAAATGGCCAACATACCGGCCTCGCAATCGTTGTTTGTC
It encodes:
- the rpe gene encoding ribulose-phosphate 3-epimerase — translated: MQPFAIAPSILSADFARLGEEVDNVLAAGADIVHFDVMDNHYVPNLTIGPMVCSALRKYGITAPIDAHLMVSPVDRIIGDFIDAGATYITFHPEATLHVDRSLQMIREGGCKAGLVFNPATPLDVLKYVMDKVDMILLMSVNPGFGGQKFIPGTLDKLREVRAMIDASGRDIRLEIDGGVNVNNIREIAAAGADTFVAGSAIFNAPNYQEVIEKMRSELALARP
- a CDS encoding phosphoglycolate phosphatase — translated: MSGFEQLFPGHLPRLVMFDLDGTLIDSVPDLAVAVDNMLLKLGRAPAGLDAVREWVGNGAPVLVRRALAGNIDHASVDDVEAEHALEIFMEAYADGHELTVVYPGVRDTLKWLHKQGVEMALITNKPERFVAPLLDQLKIGRYFRWIIGGDTLPQKKPDPAALFFVMKMANIPASQSLFVGDSRSDVQAAKAAGVKCVALSYGYNHGRPIAEECPTLVIDDLRKLIPGCLDPAAEITLPDAVQSPPGNSIVVVTRKLWMKVIKALARWRWRA